A window of Primulina tabacum isolate GXHZ01 chromosome 4, ASM2559414v2, whole genome shotgun sequence contains these coding sequences:
- the LOC142542143 gene encoding coilin-like isoform X2: protein MEETKRIRLVFKDDDILSEPQMLEGLNRSWVLLKSRQHVTVSDVASHLLHAFQLHRSCPHGLLLSMSGFALPSFESTCLLNDNETIRVRKRREILSIEGNDTANAAVELRAMEKQPAPNGTLLLASEEFEKEKGGYESDETEVESDEEDENVLEDMEGPSGGNADPRNRKRKALEKLQDSKRKKQRAKASQIVANNVHTGKIENSHQGGVLTVQKILSQKEEKTCSDAKDNMESNEESPAPLDKSDLPMAGMKRNDEVQKNDKAIDDAKISLKETKKVPSRSARRKYAKRRWMREMTNIQKKNAVCESEGLRNWKEDQAKAERKKVDVQSKGLQKWKKHQAHSERNIVDGQPKGLLYWNQSPQNSPLSGKKWQRNRTRWLREHPNQNNDSDVHEHITQISGDVHEQPTQNNDDAHEQPTHNDEDAHELPIQNGDTTNQSIQESDEEHEVVPIEIRPGHIRFEPFEKEQDVQPNHVTLETIQWNGITSKKKGQKWGLANSPLTSRNGYKNTKNDNSKAFANEKREQPVGEIDFEKLLTLPGMPKEGDLLAYRILELSSTWTPELSAYRVGEVSFYNTESNQTILLPVSDYPIVSKKADEDGVEPLDNSIYKDDGSLEIDFSSLVDVRVIKDGSSGPGNVDASLASEGPLDNKNASKPVSSCHINTQTVISSAETRELNQSEETVPPTAKTGGLDVWDQITEALDAKKEELSQESSWGKNPKKLQLVERTSFVKNAKKVQPSQRNRWMKNVMTVHPSVENIPEKQSPARKSWSYKALRGSALGPTIDILRSRKEI, encoded by the exons ATGGAGGAAACCAAGAGAATCCGACTGGTTTTCAAAGATGATGACATACTGAGCGAACCCCAGATGTTAGAGGGCTTGAATCGGAGCTGGGTACTGTTAAAATCCCGCCAACACGTCACCGTTTCCGATGTTGCCTCACATCTGCTCCACGCTTTCCAGCTCCACCGATCTTGCCCTCATGGCCTTCTCCTCTCG ATGTCTGGCTTTGCGTTGCCATCGTTTGAATCAACTTGCCTTTTGAATGATAATGAAACTATCAG AGTCAGGAAGAGGAGAGAAATTTTATCCATAGAGGGAAACGATACCGCCAATGCAGCTGTGGAACTGAGAGCCATGGAGAAGCAACCTGCACCCAATGGTACCTTGCTTTTGGCTAGTGAGGAATTTGAGAAAGAAAAAGGAGGTTATGAGAGTGATGAAACTGAAGTggaatctgacgaggaagatgAAAATGTGTTGGAAGATATGGAAGGTCCTTCTGGTGGAAATGCTGATCCAAGAAATCGAAAAAGAAAAGCATTAGAGAAACTCCAAGACTCTAA GAGGAAGAAACAGCGAGCTAAGGCCTCTCAGATTGTTGCTAACAATGTCCACACaggaaaaatcgaaaattctcaTCAGGGAGGAGTCCTTACAGTGCAGAAAATCCTTTCTCAAAAGGAGGAAAAAACTTGTTCTGATGCCAAAGATAACATGGAAAGCAATGAAGAAAGTCCTGCCCCACTTGACAAGAGTGATTTGCCTATGGCTGGCATGAAGCG AAATGACGAAGTTCAAAAGAATGACAAAGCAATTGATGATGCCAAAATTTCCTTGAAGGAAACTAAAAAG GTTCCAAGTAGAAGTGCCAGGCGGAAATATGCAAAAAGGCGATGGATGCGGGAAATGACAAATATACAGAAGAAAAATGCAGTCTGTGAATCAGAGGGACTT CGAAATTGGAAAGAGGACCAAGCTAAAGCTGAAAGGAAAAAGGTGGATGTTCAATCAAAAGGACTT CAAAAGTGGAAAAAACACCAAGCGCACTCTGAAAGAAATATAGTGGATGGCCAACCTAAGGGACTG CTATATTGGAATCAATCCCCTCAAAATAGTCCTCTTAGTGGCAAAAAATGGCAACGAAATCGAACTAGGTGGCTTCGTGAACATCCAAATCAAAATAATGATAGTGATGTACATGAGCACATCACTCAGATCAGTGGTGATGTACACGAGCAGCCAACTCAAAATAATGATGATGCACATGAACAGCCAACACATAATGATGAGGATGCCCATGAACTGCCAATTCAAAATGGAGACACAACCAATCAGTCAATTCAGGAAAGCGACGAGGAGCATGAAGTTGTTCCCATTGAAATAAGGCCAGGACACATCCGCTTTGAACCTTTTGAAAAAG AACAAGATGTCCAGCCAAATCACGTTACTTTG GAAACCATCCAGTGGAATGGGATTACTAGCAAGAAGAAGGGCCAAAAATGGGGATTGGCCAATTCTCCACTTACTTCACGAAATGGCTATAAAAATACAAAGAATGACAATTCCAAAGCATTCGCGAATGAAAAAAGGGAACAGCCGGTAGGAGAAATCGACTTTGAGAAGCTTCTGACTCTTCCTGGCATGCCTAAG GAAGGTGACCTCCTTGCTTATCGTATTCTGGAATTATCTTCAACCTGGACCCCAGAGCTTTCAGCTTATCGA GTTGGAGAAGTATCTTTTTACAATACTGAATCCAATCAGACAATATTGCTTCCAGTGTCAGATTATCCAATTGTTTCCAAGAAGGCAGATGAGGATGGAGTTGAACCACTAGATAACTCTATTTATAAAGATGATGGTTCGCTGGAG ATTGATTTTTCGTCGCTTGTTGATGTCCGCGTCATCAAGGATGGAAGTTCAGGTCCAGGAAATGTGGATGCTAGTTTGGCGAGTGAGGGTCCTCTAGACAACAAAAATGCTTCAAAACCAGTGTCATCTTGCCACATCAATACACAAACAGTGATATCCAGTGCAG AGACTAGGGAACTAAACCAGAGTGAAGAAACTGTACCCCCTACTGCAA AAACTGGGGGGTTGGACGTTTGGGACCAAATCACTGAGGCCCTAGATGCCAAAAAGGAAGAACTATCTCAAGAAAGTAGTTGGGGCAAAAATCCCAAGAAGCTTCAACTAGTTGAGAGAACTAGTTTTGTAAAGAATGCTAAAAAGGTACAACCATCACAAAGAAATAGATGGATGAAGAATGTCATGACGGTACATCCGTCGGTGGAAAACATTCCTGAGAAACAGAGTCCAGCTCGTAAATCATGGTCCTATAAAGCTTTGAGAGGAAGTGCGCTCGGCCCAACAATAGATATCCTAAGATCGCGAAAGGAGATATGA
- the LOC142542143 gene encoding coilin-like isoform X1: MEETKRIRLVFKDDDILSEPQMLEGLNRSWVLLKSRQHVTVSDVASHLLHAFQLHRSCPHGLLLSMSGFALPSFESTCLLNDNETIRVRKRREILSIEGNDTANAAVELRAMEKQPAPNGTLLLASEEFEKEKGGYESDETEVESDEEDENVLEDMEGPSGGNADPRNRKRKALEKLQDSKRKKQRAKASQIVANNVHTGKIENSHQGGVLTVQKILSQKEEKTCSDAKDNMESNEESPAPLDKSDLPMAGMKRNDEVQKNDKAIDDAKISLKETKKVPSRSARRKYAKRRWMREMTNIQKKNAVCESEGLRNWKEDQAKAERKKVDVQSKGLQKWKKHQAHSERNIVDGQPKGLLYWNQSPQNSPLSGKKWQRNRTRWLREHPNQNNDSDVHEHITQISGDVHEQPTQNNDDAHEQPTHNDEDAHELPIQNGDTTNQSIQESDEEHEVVPIEIRPGHIRFEPFEKAEQDVQPNHVTLETIQWNGITSKKKGQKWGLANSPLTSRNGYKNTKNDNSKAFANEKREQPVGEIDFEKLLTLPGMPKEGDLLAYRILELSSTWTPELSAYRVGEVSFYNTESNQTILLPVSDYPIVSKKADEDGVEPLDNSIYKDDGSLEIDFSSLVDVRVIKDGSSGPGNVDASLASEGPLDNKNASKPVSSCHINTQTVISSAETRELNQSEETVPPTAKTGGLDVWDQITEALDAKKEELSQESSWGKNPKKLQLVERTSFVKNAKKVQPSQRNRWMKNVMTVHPSVENIPEKQSPARKSWSYKALRGSALGPTIDILRSRKEI, translated from the exons ATGGAGGAAACCAAGAGAATCCGACTGGTTTTCAAAGATGATGACATACTGAGCGAACCCCAGATGTTAGAGGGCTTGAATCGGAGCTGGGTACTGTTAAAATCCCGCCAACACGTCACCGTTTCCGATGTTGCCTCACATCTGCTCCACGCTTTCCAGCTCCACCGATCTTGCCCTCATGGCCTTCTCCTCTCG ATGTCTGGCTTTGCGTTGCCATCGTTTGAATCAACTTGCCTTTTGAATGATAATGAAACTATCAG AGTCAGGAAGAGGAGAGAAATTTTATCCATAGAGGGAAACGATACCGCCAATGCAGCTGTGGAACTGAGAGCCATGGAGAAGCAACCTGCACCCAATGGTACCTTGCTTTTGGCTAGTGAGGAATTTGAGAAAGAAAAAGGAGGTTATGAGAGTGATGAAACTGAAGTggaatctgacgaggaagatgAAAATGTGTTGGAAGATATGGAAGGTCCTTCTGGTGGAAATGCTGATCCAAGAAATCGAAAAAGAAAAGCATTAGAGAAACTCCAAGACTCTAA GAGGAAGAAACAGCGAGCTAAGGCCTCTCAGATTGTTGCTAACAATGTCCACACaggaaaaatcgaaaattctcaTCAGGGAGGAGTCCTTACAGTGCAGAAAATCCTTTCTCAAAAGGAGGAAAAAACTTGTTCTGATGCCAAAGATAACATGGAAAGCAATGAAGAAAGTCCTGCCCCACTTGACAAGAGTGATTTGCCTATGGCTGGCATGAAGCG AAATGACGAAGTTCAAAAGAATGACAAAGCAATTGATGATGCCAAAATTTCCTTGAAGGAAACTAAAAAG GTTCCAAGTAGAAGTGCCAGGCGGAAATATGCAAAAAGGCGATGGATGCGGGAAATGACAAATATACAGAAGAAAAATGCAGTCTGTGAATCAGAGGGACTT CGAAATTGGAAAGAGGACCAAGCTAAAGCTGAAAGGAAAAAGGTGGATGTTCAATCAAAAGGACTT CAAAAGTGGAAAAAACACCAAGCGCACTCTGAAAGAAATATAGTGGATGGCCAACCTAAGGGACTG CTATATTGGAATCAATCCCCTCAAAATAGTCCTCTTAGTGGCAAAAAATGGCAACGAAATCGAACTAGGTGGCTTCGTGAACATCCAAATCAAAATAATGATAGTGATGTACATGAGCACATCACTCAGATCAGTGGTGATGTACACGAGCAGCCAACTCAAAATAATGATGATGCACATGAACAGCCAACACATAATGATGAGGATGCCCATGAACTGCCAATTCAAAATGGAGACACAACCAATCAGTCAATTCAGGAAAGCGACGAGGAGCATGAAGTTGTTCCCATTGAAATAAGGCCAGGACACATCCGCTTTGAACCTTTTGAAAAAG CAGAACAAGATGTCCAGCCAAATCACGTTACTTTG GAAACCATCCAGTGGAATGGGATTACTAGCAAGAAGAAGGGCCAAAAATGGGGATTGGCCAATTCTCCACTTACTTCACGAAATGGCTATAAAAATACAAAGAATGACAATTCCAAAGCATTCGCGAATGAAAAAAGGGAACAGCCGGTAGGAGAAATCGACTTTGAGAAGCTTCTGACTCTTCCTGGCATGCCTAAG GAAGGTGACCTCCTTGCTTATCGTATTCTGGAATTATCTTCAACCTGGACCCCAGAGCTTTCAGCTTATCGA GTTGGAGAAGTATCTTTTTACAATACTGAATCCAATCAGACAATATTGCTTCCAGTGTCAGATTATCCAATTGTTTCCAAGAAGGCAGATGAGGATGGAGTTGAACCACTAGATAACTCTATTTATAAAGATGATGGTTCGCTGGAG ATTGATTTTTCGTCGCTTGTTGATGTCCGCGTCATCAAGGATGGAAGTTCAGGTCCAGGAAATGTGGATGCTAGTTTGGCGAGTGAGGGTCCTCTAGACAACAAAAATGCTTCAAAACCAGTGTCATCTTGCCACATCAATACACAAACAGTGATATCCAGTGCAG AGACTAGGGAACTAAACCAGAGTGAAGAAACTGTACCCCCTACTGCAA AAACTGGGGGGTTGGACGTTTGGGACCAAATCACTGAGGCCCTAGATGCCAAAAAGGAAGAACTATCTCAAGAAAGTAGTTGGGGCAAAAATCCCAAGAAGCTTCAACTAGTTGAGAGAACTAGTTTTGTAAAGAATGCTAAAAAGGTACAACCATCACAAAGAAATAGATGGATGAAGAATGTCATGACGGTACATCCGTCGGTGGAAAACATTCCTGAGAAACAGAGTCCAGCTCGTAAATCATGGTCCTATAAAGCTTTGAGAGGAAGTGCGCTCGGCCCAACAATAGATATCCTAAGATCGCGAAAGGAGATATGA
- the LOC142542144 gene encoding uncharacterized protein LOC142542144 produces MIHALAKRSSAPLYCCPSGILNSASSQLRQWRGIRVKVLNNNLDHALQVLQRKMQSSGIERLIKNEQVRHIKNSEKRVLATKNLERKIRGQDLARKLKAILVQKVRGL; encoded by the exons ATGATTCACGCATTGGCGAAGCGATCATCGGCGCCTCTCTACTGTTGTCCGAGCGGCATTCTGAATTCAGCGAGTTCGCAGCTGCGACAATGGAGGGGTATCCGAGTTAAAGTGCTCAACAACAATTTGGATCACGCCTTACAGGTGCTGCAGCGGAAGATGCAGTCTAGCGGGATCGAACGGCTAATAAAGAACGAGCAAGTACGCCACATCAAGAATTCCGAGAAGCGTGTTCTGGCTACGAAGAATCTGGAGCGCAAGATTCGTGGACAGGACCTCGCTCGCAAGCTCAAAGCGATTCTCGTTCAAAAAGTCAg GGGTCTTTAA
- the LOC142542143 gene encoding coilin-like isoform X4, with protein sequence MEETKRIRLVFKDDDILSEPQMLEGLNRSWVLLKSRQHVTVSDVASHLLHAFQLHRSCPHGLLLSMSGFALPSFESTCLLNDNETIRVRKRREILSIEGNDTANAAVELRAMEKQPAPNGTLLLASEEFEKEKGGYESDETEVESDEEDENVLEDMEGPSGGNADPRNRKRKALEKLQDSKRKKQRAKASQIVANNVHTGKIENSHQGGVLTVQKILSQKEEKTCSDAKDNMESNEESPAPLDKSDLPMAGMKRNDEVQKNDKAIDDAKISLKETKKVPSRSARRKYAKRRWMREMTNIQKKNAVCESEGLRNWKEDQAKAERKKVDVQSKGLQKWKKHQAHSERNIVDGQPKGLLYWNQSPQNSPLSGKKWQRNRTRWLREHPNQNNDSDVHEHITQISGDVHEQPTQNNDDAHEQPTHNDEDAHELPIQNGDTTNQSIQESDEEHEVVPIEIRPGHIRFEPFEKAEQDVQPNHVTLETIQWNGITSKKKGQKWGLANSPLTSRNGYKNTKNDNSKAFANEKREQPVGEIDFEKLLTLPGMPKEGDLLAYRILELSSTWTPELSAYRVGEVSFYNTESNQTILLPVSDYPIVSKKADEDGVEPLDNSIYKDDGSLEIDFSSLVDVRVIKDGSSGPGNVDASLASEGPLDNKNASKPVSSCHINTQTVISSAETGGLDVWDQITEALDAKKEELSQESSWGKNPKKLQLVERTSFVKNAKKVQPSQRNRWMKNVMTVHPSVENIPEKQSPARKSWSYKALRGSALGPTIDILRSRKEI encoded by the exons ATGGAGGAAACCAAGAGAATCCGACTGGTTTTCAAAGATGATGACATACTGAGCGAACCCCAGATGTTAGAGGGCTTGAATCGGAGCTGGGTACTGTTAAAATCCCGCCAACACGTCACCGTTTCCGATGTTGCCTCACATCTGCTCCACGCTTTCCAGCTCCACCGATCTTGCCCTCATGGCCTTCTCCTCTCG ATGTCTGGCTTTGCGTTGCCATCGTTTGAATCAACTTGCCTTTTGAATGATAATGAAACTATCAG AGTCAGGAAGAGGAGAGAAATTTTATCCATAGAGGGAAACGATACCGCCAATGCAGCTGTGGAACTGAGAGCCATGGAGAAGCAACCTGCACCCAATGGTACCTTGCTTTTGGCTAGTGAGGAATTTGAGAAAGAAAAAGGAGGTTATGAGAGTGATGAAACTGAAGTggaatctgacgaggaagatgAAAATGTGTTGGAAGATATGGAAGGTCCTTCTGGTGGAAATGCTGATCCAAGAAATCGAAAAAGAAAAGCATTAGAGAAACTCCAAGACTCTAA GAGGAAGAAACAGCGAGCTAAGGCCTCTCAGATTGTTGCTAACAATGTCCACACaggaaaaatcgaaaattctcaTCAGGGAGGAGTCCTTACAGTGCAGAAAATCCTTTCTCAAAAGGAGGAAAAAACTTGTTCTGATGCCAAAGATAACATGGAAAGCAATGAAGAAAGTCCTGCCCCACTTGACAAGAGTGATTTGCCTATGGCTGGCATGAAGCG AAATGACGAAGTTCAAAAGAATGACAAAGCAATTGATGATGCCAAAATTTCCTTGAAGGAAACTAAAAAG GTTCCAAGTAGAAGTGCCAGGCGGAAATATGCAAAAAGGCGATGGATGCGGGAAATGACAAATATACAGAAGAAAAATGCAGTCTGTGAATCAGAGGGACTT CGAAATTGGAAAGAGGACCAAGCTAAAGCTGAAAGGAAAAAGGTGGATGTTCAATCAAAAGGACTT CAAAAGTGGAAAAAACACCAAGCGCACTCTGAAAGAAATATAGTGGATGGCCAACCTAAGGGACTG CTATATTGGAATCAATCCCCTCAAAATAGTCCTCTTAGTGGCAAAAAATGGCAACGAAATCGAACTAGGTGGCTTCGTGAACATCCAAATCAAAATAATGATAGTGATGTACATGAGCACATCACTCAGATCAGTGGTGATGTACACGAGCAGCCAACTCAAAATAATGATGATGCACATGAACAGCCAACACATAATGATGAGGATGCCCATGAACTGCCAATTCAAAATGGAGACACAACCAATCAGTCAATTCAGGAAAGCGACGAGGAGCATGAAGTTGTTCCCATTGAAATAAGGCCAGGACACATCCGCTTTGAACCTTTTGAAAAAG CAGAACAAGATGTCCAGCCAAATCACGTTACTTTG GAAACCATCCAGTGGAATGGGATTACTAGCAAGAAGAAGGGCCAAAAATGGGGATTGGCCAATTCTCCACTTACTTCACGAAATGGCTATAAAAATACAAAGAATGACAATTCCAAAGCATTCGCGAATGAAAAAAGGGAACAGCCGGTAGGAGAAATCGACTTTGAGAAGCTTCTGACTCTTCCTGGCATGCCTAAG GAAGGTGACCTCCTTGCTTATCGTATTCTGGAATTATCTTCAACCTGGACCCCAGAGCTTTCAGCTTATCGA GTTGGAGAAGTATCTTTTTACAATACTGAATCCAATCAGACAATATTGCTTCCAGTGTCAGATTATCCAATTGTTTCCAAGAAGGCAGATGAGGATGGAGTTGAACCACTAGATAACTCTATTTATAAAGATGATGGTTCGCTGGAG ATTGATTTTTCGTCGCTTGTTGATGTCCGCGTCATCAAGGATGGAAGTTCAGGTCCAGGAAATGTGGATGCTAGTTTGGCGAGTGAGGGTCCTCTAGACAACAAAAATGCTTCAAAACCAGTGTCATCTTGCCACATCAATACACAAACAGTGATATCCAGTGCAG AAACTGGGGGGTTGGACGTTTGGGACCAAATCACTGAGGCCCTAGATGCCAAAAAGGAAGAACTATCTCAAGAAAGTAGTTGGGGCAAAAATCCCAAGAAGCTTCAACTAGTTGAGAGAACTAGTTTTGTAAAGAATGCTAAAAAGGTACAACCATCACAAAGAAATAGATGGATGAAGAATGTCATGACGGTACATCCGTCGGTGGAAAACATTCCTGAGAAACAGAGTCCAGCTCGTAAATCATGGTCCTATAAAGCTTTGAGAGGAAGTGCGCTCGGCCCAACAATAGATATCCTAAGATCGCGAAAGGAGATATGA
- the LOC142542143 gene encoding coilin-like isoform X3: protein MEETKRIRLVFKDDDILSEPQMLEGLNRSWVLLKSRQHVTVSDVASHLLHAFQLHRSCPHGLLLSMSGFALPSFESTCLLNDNETIRVRKRREILSIEGNDTANAAVELRAMEKQPAPNGTLLLASEEFEKEKGGYESDETEVESDEEDENVLEDMEGPSGGNADPRNRKRKALEKLQDSKRKKQRAKASQIVANNVHTGKIENSHQGGVLTVQKILSQKEEKTCSDAKDNMESNEESPAPLDKSDLPMAGMKRNDEVQKNDKAIDDAKISLKETKKVPSRSARRKYAKRRWMREMTNIQKKNAVCESEGLRNWKEDQAKAERKKVDVQSKGLQKWKKHQAHSERNIVDGQPKGLLYWNQSPQNSPLSGKKWQRNRTRWLREHPNQNNDSDVHEHITQISGDVHEQPTQNNDDAHEQPTHNDEDAHELPIQNGDTTNQSIQESDEEHEVVPIEIRPGHIRFEPFEKGCNLIFSQETIQWNGITSKKKGQKWGLANSPLTSRNGYKNTKNDNSKAFANEKREQPVGEIDFEKLLTLPGMPKEGDLLAYRILELSSTWTPELSAYRVGEVSFYNTESNQTILLPVSDYPIVSKKADEDGVEPLDNSIYKDDGSLEIDFSSLVDVRVIKDGSSGPGNVDASLASEGPLDNKNASKPVSSCHINTQTVISSAETRELNQSEETVPPTAKTGGLDVWDQITEALDAKKEELSQESSWGKNPKKLQLVERTSFVKNAKKVQPSQRNRWMKNVMTVHPSVENIPEKQSPARKSWSYKALRGSALGPTIDILRSRKEI from the exons ATGGAGGAAACCAAGAGAATCCGACTGGTTTTCAAAGATGATGACATACTGAGCGAACCCCAGATGTTAGAGGGCTTGAATCGGAGCTGGGTACTGTTAAAATCCCGCCAACACGTCACCGTTTCCGATGTTGCCTCACATCTGCTCCACGCTTTCCAGCTCCACCGATCTTGCCCTCATGGCCTTCTCCTCTCG ATGTCTGGCTTTGCGTTGCCATCGTTTGAATCAACTTGCCTTTTGAATGATAATGAAACTATCAG AGTCAGGAAGAGGAGAGAAATTTTATCCATAGAGGGAAACGATACCGCCAATGCAGCTGTGGAACTGAGAGCCATGGAGAAGCAACCTGCACCCAATGGTACCTTGCTTTTGGCTAGTGAGGAATTTGAGAAAGAAAAAGGAGGTTATGAGAGTGATGAAACTGAAGTggaatctgacgaggaagatgAAAATGTGTTGGAAGATATGGAAGGTCCTTCTGGTGGAAATGCTGATCCAAGAAATCGAAAAAGAAAAGCATTAGAGAAACTCCAAGACTCTAA GAGGAAGAAACAGCGAGCTAAGGCCTCTCAGATTGTTGCTAACAATGTCCACACaggaaaaatcgaaaattctcaTCAGGGAGGAGTCCTTACAGTGCAGAAAATCCTTTCTCAAAAGGAGGAAAAAACTTGTTCTGATGCCAAAGATAACATGGAAAGCAATGAAGAAAGTCCTGCCCCACTTGACAAGAGTGATTTGCCTATGGCTGGCATGAAGCG AAATGACGAAGTTCAAAAGAATGACAAAGCAATTGATGATGCCAAAATTTCCTTGAAGGAAACTAAAAAG GTTCCAAGTAGAAGTGCCAGGCGGAAATATGCAAAAAGGCGATGGATGCGGGAAATGACAAATATACAGAAGAAAAATGCAGTCTGTGAATCAGAGGGACTT CGAAATTGGAAAGAGGACCAAGCTAAAGCTGAAAGGAAAAAGGTGGATGTTCAATCAAAAGGACTT CAAAAGTGGAAAAAACACCAAGCGCACTCTGAAAGAAATATAGTGGATGGCCAACCTAAGGGACTG CTATATTGGAATCAATCCCCTCAAAATAGTCCTCTTAGTGGCAAAAAATGGCAACGAAATCGAACTAGGTGGCTTCGTGAACATCCAAATCAAAATAATGATAGTGATGTACATGAGCACATCACTCAGATCAGTGGTGATGTACACGAGCAGCCAACTCAAAATAATGATGATGCACATGAACAGCCAACACATAATGATGAGGATGCCCATGAACTGCCAATTCAAAATGGAGACACAACCAATCAGTCAATTCAGGAAAGCGACGAGGAGCATGAAGTTGTTCCCATTGAAATAAGGCCAGGACACATCCGCTTTGAACCTTTTGAAAAAGGTTGCAATCT CATTTTCTCTCAGGAAACCATCCAGTGGAATGGGATTACTAGCAAGAAGAAGGGCCAAAAATGGGGATTGGCCAATTCTCCACTTACTTCACGAAATGGCTATAAAAATACAAAGAATGACAATTCCAAAGCATTCGCGAATGAAAAAAGGGAACAGCCGGTAGGAGAAATCGACTTTGAGAAGCTTCTGACTCTTCCTGGCATGCCTAAG GAAGGTGACCTCCTTGCTTATCGTATTCTGGAATTATCTTCAACCTGGACCCCAGAGCTTTCAGCTTATCGA GTTGGAGAAGTATCTTTTTACAATACTGAATCCAATCAGACAATATTGCTTCCAGTGTCAGATTATCCAATTGTTTCCAAGAAGGCAGATGAGGATGGAGTTGAACCACTAGATAACTCTATTTATAAAGATGATGGTTCGCTGGAG ATTGATTTTTCGTCGCTTGTTGATGTCCGCGTCATCAAGGATGGAAGTTCAGGTCCAGGAAATGTGGATGCTAGTTTGGCGAGTGAGGGTCCTCTAGACAACAAAAATGCTTCAAAACCAGTGTCATCTTGCCACATCAATACACAAACAGTGATATCCAGTGCAG AGACTAGGGAACTAAACCAGAGTGAAGAAACTGTACCCCCTACTGCAA AAACTGGGGGGTTGGACGTTTGGGACCAAATCACTGAGGCCCTAGATGCCAAAAAGGAAGAACTATCTCAAGAAAGTAGTTGGGGCAAAAATCCCAAGAAGCTTCAACTAGTTGAGAGAACTAGTTTTGTAAAGAATGCTAAAAAGGTACAACCATCACAAAGAAATAGATGGATGAAGAATGTCATGACGGTACATCCGTCGGTGGAAAACATTCCTGAGAAACAGAGTCCAGCTCGTAAATCATGGTCCTATAAAGCTTTGAGAGGAAGTGCGCTCGGCCCAACAATAGATATCCTAAGATCGCGAAAGGAGATATGA